DNA sequence from the Mus caroli chromosome X, CAROLI_EIJ_v1.1, whole genome shotgun sequence genome:
TATTCCAAACCTGgcacctgccccacccccaccaccaccccccccaaaaaaaaaaaaaaacgaagaggagaaaagaaactaaCGGTAACAGCATAGCATCCAGAGGATTCAGGACAAGTTTTGAGATTGTGTGAGGTGTTGTAGTGGTCTGAAGTGCCCTTGGAGATATTTAGCGGTTTCCCGGGACCTTAGACACAATAGGAATTTTGGAGGGGCCCAGTGAATGAGTTGGTCATTGAAAATCCATGGAGCCCCACCCCTAGTTGTGCATCTTTGGCCAGACAATGACGATATTTTTTCCCTCACCCCATCTTCTTACAGGAGCCCCGCAGTCTGAGCGCAGCATCCGCGCCCTTGGCGGAGACGAGCACTCCCCTCCGCTTGCGTCGGGCCGTGCCCCGAGGAGAGGCGGCGGGTGCGGTGCAGGAGCTGGCGCGGGCGCTGGCGCACCTGCTGGAGGCCGAGAGACAGGAACGCGCGCGTGCTGAGGCGCAGGAGGCTGAGGATCAGCAGGCGCGTGTCCTGGCGCAGCTGCTGCGCGCCTGGGGCTCTCCACGTGCCTCGGACCCGCCCTTGGCCCCGGACGATGACCCGGACGCTCCAGCTGCACAGCTCGCCCGTGCTCTGCTCCGAGCTCGCCTAGACCCGGCCGCTCTGGCAGCCCAACTTGTCCCCGCCCCTGCCGCTGCGCCGCGACCCCGGCCCCCAGTGTATGATGATGGCCCCACCGGCCCAGACGTCGAGGATGCCGGCGACGAGACTCCTGACGTGGACCCTGAGCTGCTGAGGTGCGGGGAccaagggggagggagggcaagggTGGAGGGCTTCATGCACTGGGGGTAAAATCACCAAAGTGTTGCGCTGGAGCCTGAGAAGTGAGGTCGCGGGTCCTGAGTACAAGGGGACGGAAGCCCGGGAACCCCTGACTGGTGGGACAATGCAGGAGTAAGGGCTCcccggggtggtggtggtggatcgGTTTCTGCAGGAAGTGGTCCTTGTGGTGGGCAGTTTCTGGAATGGAAGGCCGGGACCTCTGACTTCCTTGGAAAGTAGTGGTGAGTTCCGCAGGCTCGAGTGAGGGTTACAAGCCATACGGAATTCGAAAATTGCCTTGTTCGGGTTCTGAACCACAGCGATGACAAATACATCCTGACCGCATTCTGCTCTCCTTGCAGGTACTTGCTAGGGCGGATCCTCACCGGAAGTTCGGAGCCAGAGGCTGCTCCTGCCCCGCGCCGCCTCCGCCGATCTGTGGACCAGGATTTGGGTCCCGAGGTGCCTCCTGAGAACGTACTGGGGGCTCTGCTACGCGTCAAACGCCTGGAGAACCCCTCGCCCCAGGCGCCTGCACGCCgcctcctgcctccctgagcGCTGCTGCATCCTGCACGCCCTGGAACCCAGGAGCGCCCCAGCAACCCTGACTCCCTGCCAGCACGTCCAAGGCTGCCTACCCCGGCGACCTCCCATCCCCTGAGCCCTCAATAAATGCCACCTGTAGCAGCTGTTTGTCTGAGCGCCCTGTACTAGGGGGCCGGTGGGCTGGGTGACAATGATAATGGAATAGTGGCTGTCCTACTGAGGACAGCACAGTACTGTTTGGGACCTCTACTGGTGAGGAATACATGCCTGCTTCCTCTGGACTTTGCGGGTCTCACCAGGTGCCTGGGCTACCCTTCTAGGCTTCACTGAGGCGGGTTCCCTGGGAGGCTCTGAGCTTTCTTTCAGCGTCTGCCGGGGTCCACAGCACTAAGCCAAGGGGCTATGAATTCACTCATGGTCTGCCAGGACCAGGCTTGTTGTGAGGGCCCCAGGTGGATCACAGACATCCAGCACTGTATCAGCAACTGCCAAGCACTGCTTACACAGGGCTCTGAATATTCACTCCAACCATGGCCTTTGCCCTGGCCACTTGTTCTATATCCTCAGTATGTGCAAGTTTTTGCACTTCATAGTCTTTTCTTACCCTTCCTGTCACTGTCTTGTGTTGGACAAGGAaggaggttgttttgtttgttttgaggtgtATCCAAAGCACGGTTGGGCGGTttctcaaggtttttttttttcctattaaaaaaaattgatccCCAGTCTTAATATGTAAtcttggttgtcctgaaactcactcggtacaccaggctagcctcaaactcagagattcatctgcctgcttccctgagagctgtgattaaaggtgacTGCCACACTTggctccttctttttaaaaatattcttaactgctgTTGGGCCCGGTGGTACATgtctttttaatcccagcacactggaggcagtggcaggtaaatctctgtgtCTTAAAGGCCAGAGtaatctacaaaatgagttccaggagagttacatggagaaaccctatttcaaaaaaaaaaaaaaatcctaactgcTGAGTTTTCAACTTTGTCTTCCTTTTGGAAGCAGTCTCACtattgtagctctggctatcctggaagaTCTCTTGAATTTCcagcagggctacatagtaagaacctgtctccagaaaaggaaagaagaaaagaaaaacaaagatttagTATAAAGGAAGCTTTGAATCCTgagaacatttatttaatattgcATAGAATTTCATAAAACACAGTCAACGAGGGATGTCCGACGTTACCACGTAACTTGTCACCAAATGACAATAAAAAGATGTCTGTGGTAACTTGGTCGGAGAGGGGAATCTTATTACAAGAGAATTGTCACCTTGACATGAGACAAGGGTCAATTTGCTAGACAAAGATCTTCAGGCTACAGAGCAGCCACAGCTACACACGGCTTTCTGGTGTCGGGTCTTCTTGCTTGATTCGGCCACAGCCTCCTGGGCCCTCTGAATCTCATGGACAAGCAGGGCAAAGGCTTCCTCCACACCTTGCCGTGTCTTGGCTGAGGTCTTCACCAAGGGGGCCCCCAACTTGTGAGCAAGGACAGCTGCGGCAGCATGAGCATCTCCAGCAGTGGTCACCAGGTCACACTTGTTGCCCACTAGTACCAGAGGCTGCTTGTGGTGAGGGGTCCAGGTAGACCATATCTGCTGCAACTGGTCCAGAGACGAGGGGTCGTCAAGAGCAAAGACGCCCAGCACACCATCACCAGATGCCAAGCACTGGTCACGCAGAGCCCGGTGAATATCCTGCCCAGATGTATCCAGAACATTTAGAATGTAGCCTCCGTTGTCCCGGGCCACTTCCTTCCAGTAGGAATCCTGGATAGTGGGGTCATGGTCTTTCACGAAGCAGTGGTGAGTCATCTGGATGGTGAGAGCACTTTTACCAACACCACTTGCACCCACCAGCACTGCCTTGTACTCGGGTAGCTGCCTGCCAGCATCTCTGCACTGTGCCCAAGCCTCGTGACTTTCCTCTGGGGATCTGGTGCATGGGGTGCTGGAGCTCAGGTCCAAGATGCTAGACTTTGTAGGCAACGCCATTCCCCAGCAGCTCAAGGAAGAGGTGTAAAGAGCAGGTGCTGTAAAGGAGAAATCAGGTGAGACTGGCTGAAAGAAAGGAGACCCCCCAGGTGCCACTGAATCAACATGGTTAAGTAAAAACTCTCCTCTCCTTActttggtggggggtggggtgggggggtagacAAGGTCTTAACCAGGAGCTCTGACTTGCTTGGAACTTGTCCTGCAGCTCAGCTGACCTTAAAGTTTCAGCaaccccctgcttctgccttcccagagctagaattacaggtgtgttgCCACCAAGCCCcgctcccctcttctttcctatAGAGCTAGAGGGCAGTTTTTCCTTTGACAAACCTAGCGAGCAACCCCCCAGTCTCTAGTGTGAAGCTACTCCTTCAGCACCAAGcagggctatttttttttcacgCATGCTTTTTAAATGACAacttttaggtttttattttgtttgttttttgtttttgttttttgtttttttttttttgagacagggtttctctgtatagccctggctgtcctggaactcactctgtcgaccaggctggcctcaaattcagaaatcagcctgcctctgcctcccaagtgctgggattaaaggcgtgcgccaccaccgcccggcttgacAAATAACTtctaaattgcatttattttgcaCATGAGAGGGTTAGATTTGGGTTGATGAGGGCAATTTAACCCTtccaggggtggggtggtgtaAGTGTGCCATAGCATTTGTACGGAGGTCAATGGACAACCTATGGGGGTAGGTTCTCTTCTATGGTAGTAGGGGAGTCGGGTTTGGTGGCAACACCTTTATCTCTGAACCATCTTGCCTGTCCTGGGATTTTTCAAGTGCTCCCATTGATATGAACATGAATCCTATGAAGTCCACCCTTTTAGGATGTGTGATTCGGTGAACTGTGGATGTTCACGAGTTGTGTAACTATCACTATAGTCGAATGGGaggaagtttttaaatttttaaacatcaTTATCTCCTGGAAAAGTATCTTTAAGCACAAGGAGAGTGAGATTTTGTTTCTGAACTCCAACTTGGCACAGTAGCGCCTGTCTGGTGATTGGCTGCTTGGAACTTTCCCACCCAAGGGGTTTATGTCCTAAAAGAATTATGTAGAAAGATAATAGATCAAGGTTGAAGATGCATGCATGGAGCCCTGAGTTCGATTCTCAGCGCCTCAAAAACAGCAGAGTAGCTCACATCTATAGTTCCAGGATTCAGGTCAGGGaggaaagatcagaagttcaaggtcacccttggttACGTAACAAGTTGGAAGccagatcctatctcaaaaggggggaaaaaaaagcaaaacaaatcagcCAGTCTAGTAACCACCTCTTCCGAGCAGGGACGTGGAGATGCACAAAAGGCAAAGCAAGACTGGAGGTGTGGGCCTTATCTAGACCGCTTATCTAGCCTGCATGGAGTTCCGGTCTCAATCCTCAGTCTGACTTAACATCAGGCacgggaccagcaagatggctcagtgggtaataaTGATAAAGATacgaaataaattaaaatattaaatataataacgATAATATCGATTATAATAACCTAAGTTCTTTTGCTAGATTCCAAGGTTACAGGTTTATTCcagcagaggtaggtgaatctctgtgggttgcaggccagccagggctacatactgagtgaGGCCtttactcaat
Encoded proteins:
- the Pcsk1n gene encoding proSAAS, with translation MAGSPLLCGPRAGGVGILVLLLLGLLRLPPTLSARPVKEPRSLSAASAPLAETSTPLRLRRAVPRGEAAGAVQELARALAHLLEAERQERARAEAQEAEDQQARVLAQLLRAWGSPRASDPPLAPDDDPDAPAAQLARALLRARLDPAALAAQLVPAPAAAPRPRPPVYDDGPTGPDVEDAGDETPDVDPELLRYLLGRILTGSSEPEAAPAPRRLRRSVDQDLGPEVPPENVLGALLRVKRLENPSPQAPARRLLPP
- the Eras gene encoding GTPase ERas, producing the protein MALPTKSSILDLSSSTPCTRSPEESHEAWAQCRDAGRQLPEYKAVLVGASGVGKSALTIQMTHHCFVKDHDPTIQDSYWKEVARDNGGYILNVLDTSGQDIHRALRDQCLASGDGVLGVFALDDPSSLDQLQQIWSTWTPHHKQPLVLVGNKCDLVTTAGDAHAAAAVLAHKLGAPLVKTSAKTRQGVEEAFALLVHEIQRAQEAVAESSKKTRHQKAVCSCGCSVA